The Osmerus eperlanus chromosome 7, fOsmEpe2.1, whole genome shotgun sequence genome includes a region encoding these proteins:
- the LOC134023850 gene encoding soluble guanylate cyclase 88E-like, with product MIDNLILRLAKAAGEVLGKTHDELMYAFGVYMVKRIGNYGYERILKVLGRNVRDFINELDNLHEYFRFSFPKVQPPSFCVEEECETSLTLHYRSTRKGFTQFVKGQLSQVGRQFYNTDIEVEILSKEETEKMTYVIYKMNFDNAAFKHRMPQQKTAPGYEKLPMKRGIFFDMFPFSVIFRRDMTMYRIGDGLKEVFSDLQGKKVNEEFTLVRPMLEFSWENIYTHLNNVFELLSKAVVESKQKVNIPKLSKEEPEEKEECEKVNREEERGTELARVHALLRLCTQAAEKKGEYLNLCFSIPTIHSTDYVKSVEDMKGTDQEYSGALTQYNSSANSGGEDIELLAFQTVTGKCSETIFEDMREPPKKPLHLKGQMKYVPQWDSLIFLSTPIIETVEDMIKMGVYVNDLNLHDSSRELILAGTQQSAELQLALDQEQQKYAQLMEIIKKLDEEKKRGDSLLYAMIPKAVADRLRKGITALETCQVFPDVTILFSDVVKFNEICIHITPMQVVDMLNEIYIVFDTLSEKHNVYKVETIRDAYMVVAGVPNKTTFHAHHICDMALDMLSSIDHLKDPSTGDNIQIRVGIHSGMVVAGVVGLKMPRYCMFGDTVNTASRMESNGVGMQIHISQTAKDHLEHEPYIIEERGKIFVKGKGQMKTYWLKGKKDLSFKTPAELRYSSEQKDSEDRSSHGSTCTNTKRSTSNLNIPNEEQAERKPTPTDMPAETLPQREGNTEAPSVSAEPQEKEKAKKTKNNKGAKTEAPQVNAVQESAPLVGKPENAAPVLNKRNSFRQQYAKLPTNLPLRSTSCCIL from the exons ATGAT tgacaACCTCATCCTACGGTTAGCCAAGGCAGCTGGCGAGGTACTGGGAAAAACCCACGACGAGCTGATGTATGCCTTTGGAGTCTACATGGTGAAGAGGATCGGCAACTATGGCTATGAGAGGATTCTGAAG GTGCTGGGGCGTAATGTGCGTGACTTCATCAATGAACTGGACAACCTGCACGAGTACTTCCGCTTCTCCTTCCCCAAGGTGCAGCCGCCTAGcttctgtgtggaggaggagtgtgagaCTAGCCTCACGCTGCACTACCGCAGCACCCGCAAAGGGTTCACCCAATTTGTCAAAG GCCAGCTCTCCCAAGTGGGACGACAGTTCTACAACACAGACATTGAAGTGGAAATCCTGTCAAAAGAGGAGACTGAGAAAATGACATATGTG ATCTATAAGATGAACTTTGACAATGCCGCTTTCAAGCACCGCATGCCTCAACAGAAGACAGCCCCTGGCTATGAGAAGCTCCCAATGAAGAGGGGCATATTCTTCGACATGTTCCCCTTTAGTGTCATCTTCCGACGGGACATGACCATGTATCGCATCGGCGATGGCCTGAAGGAGGTCTTCTCCGATCTGCAGGGCAAGAAGGTCAACGAGGAGTTCACCCTGGTGCGACCCATGCTGGAGTTTAGCTGGGAAAAT ATCTATACCCActtgaacaatgtgtttgagCTGCTCTCCAAAGCTGTGGTAGAGAGCAAACAGAAGGTCAACATCCCAAAACTGAGTAAGGAGGAGcctgaggagaaagaggagtgcGAGAAAGTGAatcgagaggaagagagaggtaccGAGTTGGCAAGGGTCCATGCCCTACTCCGACTTTGCACACAGGCAGCCGAAAAGAAAGGGGAGTACCTCAACCTTTGTTTTTCCATACCAACCATTCACTCAACTGACT ATGTGAAGTCCGTGGAGGACATGAAGGGAACGGACCAAGAGTACAGTGGTGCCCTAACTCAATACAACAGCTCCGCCAACTCTGGAGGGGAGGACATTGAGCTCCTGGCCTTCCAGACTGTCACTG GGAAATGCAGTGAAACCATCTTTGAGGATATGAGGGAACCCCCGAAGAAGCCCCTCCACTTGAAGGGCCAGATGAAGTATGTCCCTCAGTGGGACTCTCTCATCTTCCTTTCCACCCCCAT CATAGAAACCGTGGAGGACATGATTAAAATGGGGGTATATGTGAACGACTTAAACCTCCATGACTCTAGCAGAGAGCTCATCTTAGCTGGAACACAGCAGTCGGCTGAACTGCAGTTGGCTCTGGATCAG GAGCAGCAGAAGTATGCCCAGCTGATGGAGATCATCAAGAAGCTGGacgaagagaaaaagaggggggaTTCCCTGCTCTATGCTATGATCCCAAAGGCTGTGGCCGACCGTCTCAGGAAGGGCATCACTGCCCTGGAGACCTGTCAG GTTTTCCCAGATGTAACCATCCTGTTCAGCGACGTTGTGAAGTTCAATGAAATCTGCATCCACATTACGCCCATGCAGGTGGTGGACATGCTCAATGAGATCTACATtgtctttgacacgcttagtgAGAAGCACAACGTGTACAAG GTGGAGACGATCCGAGACGCGTACATGGTAGTAGCAGGTGTGCCCAACAAGACCACATTCCATGCCCACCACATATGTGACATGGCCTTGGACATGCTGAGCTCTATCGACCACCTCAAAGACCCCTCCACTGGGGACAACATTCAGATCCGAGTCG GTATTCACTCAGGCATGGTGGTTGCTGGGGTGGTTGGACTGAAGATGCCTCGCTACTGTATGTTTGGAGACACAGTGAATACTGCTTCTCGCATGGAGAGCAATGGGGTG GGTATGCAGATACATATCAGCCAGACCGCCAAGGATCATCTGGAGCACGAGCCTTATATAATCGAGGAGAGGGGCAAGATATTTGTCAAG GGTAAAGGCCAAATGAAAACCTATTGGCTGAAAGGGAAGAAAGACCTCTCGTTCAAGACCCCAGCAGAGCTGCGCTACAGCAGTGAACAGAAAGACTCAGAGGACAGGAGCTCACATGG CTCCACCTGCACTAACACCAAGCGCTCCACCTCTAACCTCAACATCCCCAATGAGGAGCAGGCGGAGAGAAAGCCCACACCGACCGATATGCCTGCAGAAACCTTACCCCAGCGAGAAGGCAACACGGAGGCCCCCTCTGTTTCAGCTGAGccccaggagaaggagaaagccaAAAAGACTAAGAACAACAAAGGGGCTAAGACGGAAGCACCCCAAGTCAATGCTGTGCAGGAAAGTGCACCCCTAGTGGGCAAGCCAGAGAATGCAGCCCCTGTGTTG